A part of Legionella sainthelensi genomic DNA contains:
- a CDS encoding ElyC/SanA/YdcF family protein — translation MAIILIAQISVIPFMQKLFLIENKISGDDILGEVGSTYALEYALLSKEVIDKHSTEKIIIVTSDFHMSQVQFIFNNYQLQYSAATTCVPTEEYNAILAQEEKN, via the coding sequence ATGGCGATCATTTTAATCGCACAGATAAGCGTCATACCTTTTATGCAAAAACTTTTTCTTATAGAAAATAAGATATCAGGAGATGATATTTTAGGCGAGGTAGGAAGTACCTATGCTTTAGAATATGCTTTATTGTCTAAGGAAGTTATTGATAAACATTCTACTGAAAAAATAATAATAGTAACCTCTGATTTCCATATGTCTCAGGTTCAGTTTATTTTTAATAACTATCAGTTGCAGTATTCTGCAGCAACCACTTGTGTTCCAACAGAAGAATACAATGCGATTCTTGCTCAAGAAGAAAAAAATTAG
- a CDS encoding SAM-dependent methyltransferase, with translation MQINPNTSSLVVVGCGIKFFAHLTTETIAYIQQSDIVLYLVNDPILKSWIQKQNQNTESLDFLYSSCSLRTETYQRITNYVLEHLYQKKHVCFALYGHPSVFSKPGLEAVKQAQKKGYFVKILPAISAEACLFADLLIDPGSLGCQSFEASDFLIYQRQLDPSSHLILWQIDAVGIIDHGSTNNKKTGILLLLDYLKHFYQPVDEIIIYEAAQYPGLEPRITRTQLQHLPDIQLSTLSTLYIPPVKKANCNKAILSALGLI, from the coding sequence ATGCAAATAAATCCAAATACGTCTTCACTGGTTGTTGTTGGGTGCGGAATTAAGTTCTTTGCCCATTTAACCACAGAGACAATTGCTTATATACAACAGTCTGATATCGTTCTTTATTTAGTAAATGATCCCATTCTGAAGTCATGGATACAAAAACAAAATCAAAATACAGAATCATTGGACTTTTTATATAGTTCCTGTTCTCTACGCACAGAAACCTATCAGCGTATTACTAATTATGTTTTAGAACATCTATATCAAAAAAAGCATGTATGCTTTGCACTATATGGTCATCCCAGTGTTTTTTCCAAACCAGGATTAGAGGCAGTTAAGCAAGCGCAAAAAAAGGGTTATTTTGTAAAAATCTTACCTGCTATTTCTGCTGAGGCTTGTCTTTTTGCTGATCTATTAATAGATCCTGGTTCTTTAGGGTGTCAATCGTTCGAAGCATCGGATTTTTTAATTTACCAGCGACAATTAGATCCTTCGTCACACTTAATTTTGTGGCAAATTGATGCAGTAGGCATTATTGATCACGGCTCAACAAATAATAAAAAAACAGGTATTTTGCTCTTATTGGATTATTTGAAGCATTTTTATCAGCCTGTAGATGAAATTATTATTTATGAAGCCGCACAATATCCTGGTTTAGAGCCTAGAATAACCCGTACGCAGTTACAGCATTTACCGGATATCCAATTATCGACTCTTTCAACCTTATATATTCCCCCTGTAAAAAAAGCTAATTGTAATAAGGCAATATTAAGTGCACTTGGATTAATTTAA
- a CDS encoding MFS transporter, translating into MTDYLTTFAKKYTANYEGLPKLCWQGIMLICINTLTIGICFFLSLYFVTIRHFTPSIAGLLLSCYGLGTVLGGLITGKLSDMFSPRLISIFSLLVQSTTFFLLTNLHSAFALMANMFLLGFAAYGFKTSNNVWMLSLCRNDTKLHYKAISISHVAANFGLGLSGVLIASMTTYGFQSIFCLSSLLLLCSALYLLFQKNTSTTVPLRIKGQHHYDHSNTSQLILLLVIVCVFLVGLIIAQLSTTYPLYIQKSFPHLGIRAVSILFILDTFLIVFFQAPLTTLVDEQNKLLVTGLGALLMGIGMLVLSYSSVFVLALFSCIIWTTGEMLFISTAQLLCYELSSNQKKGQSLGLFQTAFAVSNVIGPTLGGIIYQNWGGNLLWYCSMFIGTMCFLLCWYCSRTYTNTPP; encoded by the coding sequence ATGACGGATTATTTAACAACTTTCGCTAAAAAATATACAGCAAATTATGAAGGATTACCTAAGCTTTGCTGGCAGGGTATTATGCTAATTTGTATTAATACGCTTACTATTGGTATTTGTTTTTTCCTATCGCTCTACTTTGTTACTATTAGGCACTTTACTCCATCCATAGCTGGATTATTACTTTCTTGTTACGGTTTGGGTACAGTATTGGGTGGACTTATTACTGGTAAATTGTCAGATATGTTTTCACCTCGTCTTATTTCAATCTTTAGCCTTTTAGTGCAATCTACAACGTTTTTTCTTTTAACTAACTTACATTCAGCCTTTGCACTAATGGCTAATATGTTCTTGCTTGGATTTGCAGCCTATGGATTTAAAACCTCCAATAATGTATGGATGCTTAGCTTGTGTCGAAATGATACAAAGTTACATTATAAAGCGATTAGTATTTCCCATGTTGCTGCTAATTTTGGGTTAGGATTATCAGGGGTCCTTATTGCTAGCATGACCACTTATGGATTTCAGTCAATTTTTTGTTTATCAAGCTTATTGCTTTTGTGCTCCGCACTTTATCTTTTATTTCAGAAAAATACGAGCACTACTGTACCATTACGAATCAAAGGACAGCATCACTACGATCATTCAAATACATCTCAACTAATTTTATTATTGGTTATTGTGTGTGTTTTTCTTGTTGGGTTAATTATTGCCCAGTTAAGCACTACTTATCCTCTCTATATTCAAAAGTCATTTCCACATTTAGGTATTAGGGCCGTAAGTATTTTATTTATCTTAGATACATTTCTAATTGTCTTTTTCCAAGCTCCATTGACTACATTAGTAGATGAGCAAAATAAATTATTGGTGACAGGACTTGGTGCTTTATTAATGGGAATAGGGATGTTGGTTTTAAGCTATTCTTCTGTATTTGTGCTGGCTCTTTTCTCCTGCATTATTTGGACAACTGGTGAAATGCTCTTTATCTCTACAGCCCAACTTCTATGTTATGAGCTAAGTAGCAATCAGAAAAAAGGACAAAGCTTAGGGTTATTTCAAACTGCATTTGCAGTAAGCAATGTCATTGGGCCAACCCTAGGAGGTATCATATATCAAAATTGGGGTGGCAATTTACTCTGGTATTGCAGCATGTTCATTGGGACAATGTGTTTTTTGCTGTGTTGGTATTGCAGCAGAACCTATACTAACACACCCCCTTAA
- a CDS encoding TauD/TfdA family dioxygenase: MDEKSIIEITLSSEKKQKLVQEFNEIVYDPLGREHYIQLLRQKIYNVLPETLINTLTNQRSTDSLVSAIVINNAPIDEEIYGSPSFEQTGKLFKSGTLSENIITAFASLVGEPYSIYFEGQELVNNLTPQAQNKFDYTGLGSEVELDFHIENAALQYVAEDDYSPSGLFFLGIRIDETIEPTKTFIADTRKALKLLNPFDLKILYGENFYLNLPYRWREIFSQEAMVKCSVLRGALNKPRVSVAFYSNMMLPINQAAKMALAHFHQAIKETAEVIQITPEKLVYVDNRFTLHARERFTPTYDNQGYPYRWIQRVFVSPSLWAFRNFQTMGGRVFLPHSNQGIDHVFSHIPEVA; the protein is encoded by the coding sequence ATGGATGAAAAAAGTATTATTGAAATCACTCTGAGTTCTGAAAAGAAACAAAAACTAGTACAGGAGTTTAACGAAATTGTATATGACCCTTTAGGGAGAGAGCACTATATCCAATTGCTGCGGCAAAAAATATATAATGTGCTACCCGAAACATTAATTAATACGCTTACAAATCAACGCAGCACCGATAGCTTGGTCTCTGCAATAGTGATTAACAATGCTCCCATCGATGAAGAAATCTATGGAAGTCCCAGTTTCGAACAAACAGGTAAACTGTTTAAATCAGGCACCTTGAGTGAAAACATTATTACCGCTTTTGCTTCTCTAGTAGGCGAACCCTACTCCATCTATTTTGAGGGGCAAGAGCTTGTTAATAATTTAACACCACAAGCCCAAAATAAATTTGATTATACAGGATTGGGTTCTGAAGTAGAGCTTGATTTTCACATTGAAAATGCGGCATTGCAGTATGTTGCTGAGGATGATTATTCGCCATCGGGACTATTCTTTTTAGGTATCCGAATTGATGAAACCATTGAACCCACCAAAACATTCATTGCTGATACTCGCAAGGCTTTAAAATTATTAAATCCCTTTGATTTGAAGATTTTATATGGAGAAAACTTTTATTTAAACCTCCCCTATCGGTGGCGAGAAATTTTCTCTCAGGAAGCAATGGTTAAATGTTCGGTCTTGAGAGGAGCATTAAATAAGCCGCGAGTGTCTGTTGCTTTTTACTCAAATATGATGCTTCCCATCAATCAAGCAGCCAAAATGGCCTTGGCTCATTTCCATCAAGCAATCAAAGAAACAGCTGAAGTCATTCAGATTACTCCAGAGAAATTAGTGTATGTGGACAATCGGTTTACGCTGCATGCTCGAGAACGATTTACGCCAACCTACGACAATCAAGGTTATCCTTATCGCTGGATTCAACGCGTCTTTGTAAGCCCCAGTCTATGGGCATTTAGAAATTTTCAAACTATGGGTGGACGAGTCTTTCTTCCCCATTCGAATCAAGGAATCGATCATGTTTTTTCACACATCCCAGAAGTTGCCTAA
- a CDS encoding flavin reductase family protein, translating into MFFHTSQKLPKGLFKACVVPRPIAWISSKDTEGNPNLAPFSYFNIVCEDPPMIMFATTGSHDSGGPKDTLKNAEETKEFTVNLVNYSNKEAMNITSLDFSRGINEFAMAEVDHLPGEIIQTYRVKGAPISLECVYHQSIQLPTPVDLSLINRMVIAKVVGIHINPDILTKDKRIDTNKLNLIARVGYNAYTKVKAHFELNRPCGCCDKLMD; encoded by the coding sequence ATGTTTTTTCACACATCCCAGAAGTTGCCTAAAGGACTCTTTAAAGCCTGTGTTGTTCCAAGGCCCATTGCTTGGATAAGCAGCAAAGATACCGAGGGCAATCCTAATTTAGCGCCTTTTAGTTATTTTAATATTGTCTGTGAAGACCCACCAATGATTATGTTTGCAACAACCGGTTCACATGACAGCGGTGGCCCCAAAGATACTTTAAAAAACGCTGAGGAGACTAAAGAATTTACCGTCAATTTAGTGAATTACAGCAATAAGGAAGCAATGAATATCACCTCTCTAGATTTTTCACGAGGAATTAACGAATTTGCTATGGCTGAGGTGGACCATTTACCGGGAGAAATTATTCAAACCTATCGTGTTAAAGGTGCACCTATTAGTTTGGAATGTGTTTATCACCAATCGATTCAATTGCCGACACCCGTTGATTTGAGTTTAATCAACCGCATGGTCATCGCAAAAGTTGTCGGCATTCATATTAATCCTGACATTTTAACTAAGGATAAACGAATCGATACCAACAAGCTTAATCTCATCGCACGAGTCGGCTACAACGCTTATACAAAAGTCAAAGCGCATTTTGAGTTAAACAGACCGTGTGGGTGCTGTGATAAATTAATGGATTAA
- a CDS encoding aspartate/glutamate racemase family protein produces MNKKTIKVGIIGGMGPLASASFVETLYTTYLNKSDLKEVYHSPSVYLYSEPLQSQSTALMSVNQSKAELLAKLEKNIAYLLQHEVDCIVICCFTAHALLPQLLLEHQAKIYSLVTPVLVHVLTQNTQFLVLCASSAKEAQVLEHHPLWAKVAQHLAYSGTEVQTQLNMLIKAVKDNQVDSQLLDDFLELMNQFPEHHFIIACAELHILYKKLQNYSQTQFDNVFDPFFHVTQHIWG; encoded by the coding sequence ATGAATAAAAAAACAATCAAAGTAGGTATTATCGGCGGAATGGGGCCTTTAGCTTCCGCATCATTTGTGGAGACTCTTTATACGACTTATCTCAACAAGAGTGATTTAAAAGAAGTGTATCATTCTCCTTCTGTATATCTGTATTCTGAGCCATTGCAGTCTCAATCAACAGCGCTGATGTCTGTCAATCAAAGTAAAGCGGAGCTCTTAGCAAAACTAGAAAAAAATATAGCTTATCTCTTGCAGCACGAAGTAGATTGCATTGTAATTTGCTGCTTTACTGCTCATGCATTACTGCCCCAATTATTGCTTGAGCACCAAGCTAAAATTTATTCGCTGGTTACACCAGTTTTGGTGCACGTACTGACACAAAACACTCAATTTCTCGTTCTTTGTGCCTCCTCAGCAAAAGAAGCTCAGGTTTTGGAACATCATCCTCTATGGGCAAAGGTAGCTCAGCACCTTGCTTATTCTGGAACTGAGGTGCAAACACAACTTAATATGCTGATTAAGGCCGTCAAGGATAATCAAGTAGACTCGCAGTTATTGGATGACTTTTTAGAATTGATGAATCAATTTCCAGAGCACCACTTTATTATTGCTTGTGCAGAACTTCATATCCTCTATAAAAAACTCCAGAACTACTCTCAAACACAATTCGATAACGTGTTTGACCCCTTTTTTCACGTGACACAACATATCTGGGGTTAG
- a CDS encoding ATP-grasp domain-containing protein: protein MEAYDINPSPCLLVIGAREHTLQKLKTMNIRFVLIQSQHDSLNISLDAQIVFVETYENLSELSRIAKQLHQVHHFRSVVSFTEFGLYPASLIAEQLNIKGNTVFPVEHTRDKFKMRRLLESHQLDSIAYQRCTTLEEVTVFYTKIQAPFILKPVHGAGSQGVCYVDSLENLPNAWDWAIQHGNLELIAEEYLSGKEYSVESLSLDGQHQVIAITEKLTTGFPHFIELGHNSPARLTPEIQQKIQQLILRFLEVIQHQNGPAHTEIKVHQDEIKIIESQTRMGGDQIWELTELTTGVDVISETVLHLLGLSQNTKMKKANAATVLFFAREFEEILEIHGLDSANNLPGIVRIDCTLQKGQKLGKLSSSLSRQGYILGTGSTIDEAISSVSFAMEHVYITTKAHLN, encoded by the coding sequence ATGGAAGCATATGATATAAACCCATCGCCTTGTTTACTAGTCATCGGTGCACGAGAACATACATTACAAAAACTAAAAACAATGAATATCCGATTTGTGCTGATTCAATCACAACATGATTCTTTGAATATCTCTTTGGATGCACAAATCGTATTCGTTGAAACTTATGAGAATCTTTCTGAACTAAGTCGAATAGCGAAACAATTACATCAAGTACATCATTTTAGATCCGTTGTTTCGTTTACTGAATTTGGCTTATATCCCGCATCCTTAATCGCTGAACAATTGAACATTAAAGGCAATACTGTATTTCCAGTAGAACATACTCGGGATAAATTTAAAATGCGTCGTTTACTCGAGAGTCATCAGCTTGACTCTATTGCCTATCAACGCTGCACCACTTTAGAAGAAGTAACTGTTTTTTATACAAAAATACAGGCTCCTTTTATTCTAAAACCCGTTCATGGCGCAGGAAGTCAAGGCGTGTGCTATGTGGATTCACTCGAAAACCTCCCTAATGCATGGGACTGGGCGATACAGCATGGCAATCTTGAACTTATTGCTGAAGAATACCTTTCAGGTAAAGAATACAGTGTGGAATCCTTAAGTTTGGATGGACAACATCAGGTAATTGCTATTACTGAAAAGCTTACAACCGGATTCCCTCATTTTATTGAATTGGGGCATAATTCTCCTGCTCGCCTGACTCCAGAAATACAACAAAAAATACAGCAACTCATTCTTCGTTTTTTAGAGGTAATTCAGCACCAAAATGGCCCTGCGCATACTGAAATTAAAGTGCATCAGGATGAAATTAAAATCATTGAATCACAAACTCGAATGGGAGGAGACCAAATTTGGGAGTTGACCGAATTAACTACAGGAGTAGATGTTATTTCTGAAACCGTTTTGCATTTATTAGGATTAAGTCAAAATACAAAAATGAAGAAAGCAAATGCCGCAACTGTTTTATTTTTTGCTCGAGAATTTGAAGAGATTCTTGAGATTCATGGACTTGATTCTGCAAACAATTTACCCGGAATCGTTCGTATTGATTGTACTTTGCAAAAGGGGCAGAAACTTGGGAAACTAAGCTCATCTTTATCCAGACAAGGATATATTTTAGGAACAGGAAGCACCATTGATGAGGCTATTTCTTCGGTGAGTTTCGCCATGGAACACGTGTACATCACCACAAAAGCTCACCTTAATTAG
- a CDS encoding MFS transporter: MSESMYLSSARTSSAYFNMSLFMLSFFIMKLGQFLIIPFLAIYLNHFSLSPIGIGAIIASGQLSHSLTSLFIGHLSDRYPSQHLFIMTLLGSAIAYECLYQNQSLMCFIVLNTIIGVFRAIFDIASKTFLASNPHEQQRTIAFGVRYAILNLAAALGPLIGARYAVEHSTQLFQLIAYCYLATGLLLLIFWSKKKNRQTKKEPLFSMMNTFRFIKANSSLKILFLINFICYSLYAQITSSLAQYMVQQFDDGIVMYSNMLIVNAITCVLLQIGIGPLLRKVNYMVLAATGLSLFALGFLGFCFAQNSVTMNCSMLILSLGEVIFFPLNDVFLAKIAPPDVIGSCYGVLNGAAMGLAVGPVLGGVIYQLVDYYYLFLICSLGSLLTILLYRKLVA, encoded by the coding sequence ATGTCAGAATCGATGTATCTTAGTTCCGCTCGCACCAGTAGCGCTTATTTTAACATGTCACTTTTTATGCTCTCTTTTTTTATCATGAAATTAGGGCAGTTTTTAATCATCCCTTTTTTAGCCATTTATTTGAATCATTTTTCACTATCACCTATTGGCATAGGAGCGATTATTGCATCTGGGCAATTAAGTCACAGCTTAACAAGCTTATTCATAGGACATTTATCAGACCGCTACCCTTCTCAGCACTTATTCATCATGACTTTATTGGGTTCGGCCATTGCTTATGAGTGTCTTTATCAAAACCAGTCATTAATGTGTTTTATTGTATTAAACACCATCATTGGTGTATTCCGAGCCATTTTTGATATTGCATCAAAAACGTTTCTAGCGTCCAACCCCCATGAGCAACAGAGAACTATTGCTTTTGGTGTGCGTTATGCCATTTTAAATTTAGCAGCCGCTTTAGGTCCACTGATTGGGGCACGTTATGCTGTAGAACACTCCACTCAACTGTTTCAGCTCATTGCATATTGTTATCTTGCTACTGGTCTTTTGTTATTGATTTTTTGGTCAAAAAAGAAAAATAGGCAAACAAAAAAAGAACCACTTTTCTCAATGATGAATACATTTCGATTCATCAAAGCCAATTCTTCTTTAAAAATACTCTTTTTGATTAATTTTATTTGTTACAGTTTATACGCCCAAATAACCTCTTCGTTAGCTCAGTATATGGTGCAGCAATTTGATGATGGGATAGTGATGTACAGCAACATGCTCATCGTCAATGCAATAACCTGCGTTTTGTTGCAGATAGGTATTGGCCCTCTCCTCAGAAAAGTCAATTATATGGTGCTTGCCGCTACCGGGCTATCATTATTCGCCCTAGGCTTTTTGGGATTTTGTTTCGCCCAGAATAGCGTAACAATGAATTGCTCCATGCTGATTTTATCTCTAGGTGAAGTTATTTTCTTCCCCTTGAATGATGTCTTTCTTGCTAAAATTGCACCACCAGATGTGATAGGTAGTTGTTATGGTGTTCTTAATGGTGCCGCTATGGGTTTAGCTGTTGGTCCTGTTTTAGGAGGCGTAATCTATCAATTAGTTGATTATTACTATTTATTTTTAATCTGCTCGCTAGGTTCTCTTCTTACAATTCTTCTTTATAGAAAATTAGTTGCATAA
- a CDS encoding PDDEXK nuclease domain-containing protein: MQIKNKVIAEYALRNISAPIGVSEYTLSKSIPTDLKDSLPTVEKF, translated from the coding sequence ATGCAAATCAAAAATAAAGTCATTGCAGAATATGCGTTACGAAACATTAGTGCACCTATAGGTGTTTCAGAATATACCTTATCCAAATCAATTCCCACTGATTTGAAAGACAGCTTACCGACAGTTGAAAAATTTTAA
- a CDS encoding PDDEXK nuclease domain-containing protein yields MVCYFLIELGQGFAFVGYQVSLTSDDQAFFVDLLFYYIELKNTKFKPEHTGQLGFYLAAVDDQLRKPGDNQTIGILLCKSKIKSLQNMRYETLVHL; encoded by the coding sequence ATGGTATGCTACTTTCTTATTGAGCTCGGCCAAGGTTTTGCCTTTGTTGGTTATCAAGTGTCCTTGACGTCTGATGATCAAGCATTTTTTGTTGATCTACTCTTTTACTACATCGAATTGAAAAATACGAAATTTAAACCGGAGCACACAGGACAGTTGGGTTTTTACCTTGCAGCTGTTGATGATCAATTACGAAAGCCCGGAGATAACCAAACTATTGGAATCTTGCTATGCAAATCAAAAATAAAGTCATTGCAGAATATGCGTTACGAAACATTAGTGCACCTATAG
- a CDS encoding DUF4949 domain-containing protein, giving the protein MKLKIINAILFLSLSQFSFAATPEKPSQCPSVSILKTVGVTEVIKENGFWYGAVRSHNYDTNDHWTFAIGPFRTTNENDAKQQALRALDSLSFEKGPLGINIEGQDSWVCLYKNNSGHSAATITPALSYLRSWIAHH; this is encoded by the coding sequence ATGAAATTAAAAATTATAAATGCAATTCTATTCTTATCACTATCCCAATTCAGTTTTGCTGCAACACCTGAGAAGCCTAGTCAATGTCCGTCAGTATCTATACTGAAAACCGTAGGTGTTACAGAGGTCATAAAAGAAAACGGTTTTTGGTATGGGGCAGTAAGATCCCACAATTACGATACTAATGATCACTGGACTTTTGCTATCGGACCGTTCCGAACCACTAATGAAAACGATGCAAAACAACAAGCATTGCGTGCATTAGATTCTTTAAGTTTTGAAAAAGGCCCTCTCGGGATTAATATTGAAGGTCAAGACAGTTGGGTATGCCTTTATAAGAACAACTCTGGACACTCTGCTGCTACCATAACACCTGCATTGTCTTATTTACGTTCCTGGATAGCCCATCATTAA
- the wip gene encoding Dot/Icm T4SS effector Wip, translating into MPTLLREEVDIYVKPEIHDTGLDGKLAEVTVGDLHGNMIKLLYFLVRYGIANISVEDYEKLVKIYQTPLENIDKECLIQFNTILDRIVFEKGRMIRLLGDELADRGANDYFTLKLLEKLQLNKVPFEILLSNHSVEFIESYEKEDRFHTTMVPYEGICHSLESLQRLVDKEVISREEVLELANVGYKPALRALSYSLNEDLSEITIYSHAGIGLETIEKLAKDLGVSYLDSSAKELAGTIDNINRVFQGYASTNTLNTLYSRETMTAAYKCSREYVIDSPIEFIMMNRNYDVLNRPATHSGYRINFVHGHEISDLTKENIYNLDDDLGKSSDPVLAPKNRGVYSAVMHVVPPAKEQKLLFDVRHSLQEQPFERVDKLYESTFNPRFSLFKPQPILVAEEDLLSLEKSFDSVDKLYEPVFNPALSLFKPKSILAAEEELLTWKKLFPNDY; encoded by the coding sequence ATGCCAACTCTGTTGCGAGAAGAAGTCGATATTTATGTTAAACCGGAAATTCATGACACGGGATTAGACGGGAAATTAGCGGAAGTTACGGTCGGTGATCTCCATGGAAATATGATAAAACTTTTATATTTTTTAGTTCGGTATGGCATTGCAAATATCAGTGTAGAAGACTATGAGAAGTTGGTAAAAATTTATCAAACTCCCCTTGAGAATATAGATAAAGAATGTCTTATTCAATTTAATACAATTCTAGATAGAATCGTTTTCGAAAAAGGAAGGATGATAAGGCTCCTCGGGGATGAGTTAGCTGATCGAGGCGCTAATGATTACTTCACATTAAAGTTGTTAGAAAAATTACAACTTAATAAAGTTCCATTCGAAATATTACTGTCCAATCATAGCGTTGAATTTATTGAGTCCTATGAAAAAGAAGATCGCTTTCATACAACCATGGTACCTTATGAAGGTATTTGTCATTCACTAGAAAGTTTACAACGGTTGGTTGATAAAGAAGTTATATCCAGGGAAGAGGTCCTTGAGCTGGCAAATGTGGGTTATAAACCAGCACTGCGAGCGCTTTCATACTCACTTAATGAGGATCTATCAGAAATTACGATTTACAGCCATGCTGGTATTGGGCTAGAAACTATTGAAAAGCTTGCGAAAGACTTGGGTGTGTCTTATTTAGACAGCTCTGCTAAAGAGTTAGCGGGCACTATAGATAATATTAATCGGGTATTTCAAGGGTATGCAAGCACAAATACCTTAAACACGCTGTATTCACGTGAGACAATGACGGCTGCTTATAAGTGCAGTCGAGAGTATGTCATTGATTCACCGATTGAATTTATAATGATGAACAGAAATTATGATGTTCTCAATAGACCTGCTACTCATTCCGGTTATCGTATTAATTTTGTGCATGGGCATGAGATAAGTGATCTAACAAAAGAAAACATTTATAATCTTGATGATGATCTTGGTAAAAGTTCCGATCCGGTTCTGGCACCTAAAAATCGTGGGGTATATTCGGCAGTTATGCATGTTGTTCCACCTGCTAAGGAACAAAAATTATTGTTTGATGTACGTCACTCATTGCAAGAGCAGCCTTTTGAACGTGTCGATAAACTTTATGAATCTACTTTTAATCCTAGGTTTTCTCTGTTTAAGCCGCAACCCATTCTGGTAGCAGAAGAGGATTTGCTTTCTTTGGAAAAATCCTTTGATAGTGTAGATAAGCTTTATGAGCCTGTTTTTAATCCCGCGCTTTCTCTGTTTAAGCCTAAATCAATTTTGGCAGCAGAAGAAGAGTTACTGACTTGGAAAAAACTCTTCCCTAATGATTATTAA
- a CDS encoding GNAT family N-acetyltransferase, producing the protein METKNLMITTPELADFNNLYALQTDADVMKYIGQGIRTDAEIRTGLEKAIAHYEKYGFSLGCVFEKESAQFVGRAGLIYVAYNDNQPDIEVAYALHKTAWNKGYGLELAKALITWGFQNLAIERLVADINPSNERSRRVLEKAGMSYAGIGRYENNNVVWYTISNSFVALDKIELIPATLEDYPVIQNLGRFYVYDMSEYIGNEEGWEIPEDGLYECIDFKKYWEDQNSFPFIIRYKNELAGFAIVDKKGSDAGVEFNMAQFFIARKFKSKGIGRYVAAQCFKNFPGEWEVMVLPGNEGAYRFWRSTIRQYSGNNFTEYTREVLHLNNCKKNIFRFNSDILGTGL; encoded by the coding sequence TTGGAAACTAAAAATTTAATGATTACAACACCTGAATTGGCAGATTTTAATAACTTATATGCCTTACAAACTGATGCTGATGTGATGAAATATATTGGTCAAGGAATTCGTACCGACGCTGAAATAAGGACTGGATTAGAGAAAGCCATTGCCCATTATGAGAAATATGGTTTCAGCCTGGGTTGTGTCTTTGAAAAGGAAAGTGCTCAATTTGTGGGTCGTGCCGGATTAATCTATGTCGCCTACAATGATAATCAACCTGATATTGAAGTTGCATATGCATTGCATAAAACCGCTTGGAATAAAGGATATGGTCTTGAACTCGCAAAAGCACTTATTACTTGGGGATTTCAAAACCTTGCCATAGAGAGGCTTGTTGCCGATATTAATCCGAGCAATGAACGCTCACGCCGCGTATTGGAAAAAGCGGGGATGAGTTATGCAGGTATAGGAAGATATGAAAATAATAATGTAGTCTGGTACACCATTTCCAATTCCTTTGTCGCTCTCGATAAAATAGAGCTCATCCCCGCGACCCTGGAAGATTATCCGGTTATTCAAAACTTAGGCAGATTCTATGTTTATGATATGAGCGAATACATAGGTAATGAAGAAGGATGGGAAATTCCCGAAGATGGCTTGTACGAATGTATTGATTTTAAAAAATATTGGGAAGATCAAAACTCTTTCCCATTCATCATCCGCTATAAAAATGAGCTAGCTGGCTTTGCTATAGTCGATAAAAAGGGAAGTGACGCTGGCGTTGAGTTTAATATGGCACAATTTTTTATCGCACGAAAATTCAAAAGCAAGGGTATTGGCCGTTATGTTGCGGCGCAATGTTTTAAAAATTTTCCAGGCGAATGGGAAGTGATGGTTCTGCCTGGCAACGAGGGCGCTTATCGTTTTTGGCGGTCGACCATTAGACAGTATAGTGGGAATAACTTTACTGAGTATACTCGTGAAGTCTTGCATTTGAACAACTGCAAGAAAAATATTTTTAGATTTAACTCCGATATTTTAGGGACTGGCTTGTAA